The following DNA comes from Planctomycetota bacterium.
GGGGGGGAGAGGGAGAACAAAGGCATGTTTTCAACCGAGCAAAACAGCCTCTAAAGGCGTTGACAAGCCGGTGCGCCAAGGGTAAAAGAGAAGGCGGTCTGAAGGATCATCACCGGTCAAGTCGTTGGTCAAGGAGGAGCAGCCGTGGGCAAGCCCCGACGCCGGCGAAAAGTCGGCAGCAAAATCCGGCACATGCGCTGGAAACAGCGCCATAAACGCTGACGGATCGTTGAGACGCGTCGCCGAACCCGAGAGCGAACTGCGGGCCGCCATCGACGCCTACAAATTGGAGCGAGGCCTGCCGCGGATTTCGGTCTCCGAACTGCTCGGCGTCATGGAGACCCTGGGCTATCGCCAGGCCTAGACGCCGCCGGGCTTTGCCCCGGCGTAGTCCCGGCGACTTTCACGGCGACTTGTCCCGGCGTAGTCCGCAGGACGAAGCCGGAAGCCGGGCCGCCTCCCGAGGAAATCGCACCATGCCGCACTTGGGCGTTAACATCGACCACGTGGCGACGCTCCGCCAGGCGCGGCGAGGCGCCGAGCCCGACCCCGTCTGGGCCGCGGCCGAGGCCGAACTCGGCGGCGCCCGGTGCATCACCCTGCACCTGAGGGAAGACCGCCGACACATCCAGGACCGCGACCTCAGGCTCCTCCGGGAAACCGTCCAGGTCAAACTGAACCTCGAAATGGCCGTCACGGAGGAGATGATCGGCATCGCGTGCGACGTCCGGCCCGACCAGGCGACGCTCGTCCCCGAGGGGCGCGAGGAGATTACGACGGAAGGCGGCCTTCCGGTCATCGGCGACGAGAAGCGCGTCGCCGACGCCGTCCGCCGACTCCAGGAAGCCGGCATCGTGGTGAGCCTGTTCGTGGACCCTGAGGCGGCTCACGTCGAGGCGTATGCGGCGACGGGGGCCGAGGCCGTCGAGTTCCACACAGGCGAGTACGCGAACGCCCCGGCGGGCGCCGAGCGTGACCGGCAGTTGGCGCACGTCTCGGAGTCGGCGCGCCTCGCCCAGGAAGCGGGCCTTGTCGTCCACGCCGGCCACGGCCTGAATTACGTCAACGTCGCACCCATTGCCGACATTCCCGGCATGACGGAACTGAACATCGGCCACAGCATCATCAGCCGCGCGGTCTTCGTGGGCATGCGCAAGGCGGTCCGCGAGATGGTGCGGCTGATCGAGAAGCCGTAGGTGTCACCGCATGTAGGGTGGGTGCTGTGCACCCACCGTGGCTATTGGCAAAACTTCGGATTAACGGGGCAGCCGTGAACAGCTTCAAAAATCTTCCCCCTGATGAACTCCGAGTCTTCCTGCATCTCTATGCACGTTGGGACCAGTACTGGGGCGGAGTTGAGACCTCCACGCTGGCAAGCCGCCTTGGCATGGACGAGAAAAATCTCAAGCCCTTGCTCGAGGCACTTTCCGCGGCCGGTCATATTGAATTCAGGTATGA
Coding sequences within:
- a CDS encoding pyridoxine 5'-phosphate synthase, which produces MPHLGVNIDHVATLRQARRGAEPDPVWAAAEAELGGARCITLHLREDRRHIQDRDLRLLRETVQVKLNLEMAVTEEMIGIACDVRPDQATLVPEGREEITTEGGLPVIGDEKRVADAVRRLQEAGIVVSLFVDPEAAHVEAYAATGAEAVEFHTGEYANAPAGAERDRQLAHVSESARLAQEAGLVVHAGHGLNYVNVAPIADIPGMTELNIGHSIISRAVFVGMRKAVREMVRLIEKP